From a single Candidatus Hydrogenedentota bacterium genomic region:
- a CDS encoding BNR-4 repeat-containing protein: MRYFLAGVLAVVLLCCGVSTAQPLARADGYHGIWYMNQPTKDEYVYKYSGGLGTYCMKHIPMAVYSKEANKTFFVYGGVEPGKDSLLEMVSYYDHATGMVPRPVILMDKKTNDAHDNPVIALDDAGHVWVFVSAHGTSRPSYIFRSEKPHDIDAFGQVLETNFSYPQPWHIPGKGFLFLHTRYSKGRGLFCASSPDGREWSEPQSTAHIAEGHYQVSWPCGDRVGTAFDYHPKGKGLNFRTNLYYMETADMGRTWRTVTGTPVETPLSEPQNPALVHDYEAEGLLVYVKDVNYDPAGRPAVLFVTSRGWEPGPKNGPHTWRVARWTGTEWRIAGVAVSDNNYDSGSLYIGADGTWRIIGPARPGPQAFNPGGEIVVWTSPDGDTWTHLRDVTANSEYNHSHARRPLNAHPDFAAYWADGHGRKPSDSRLYFCNLDGTRAFRLPVTMTADMEAPEPLPAP; this comes from the coding sequence ATGCGTTACTTTTTGGCGGGTGTTTTGGCCGTGGTGCTGTTGTGCTGCGGCGTGTCCACGGCCCAGCCACTGGCGCGGGCGGACGGCTACCACGGCATCTGGTACATGAATCAGCCGACGAAGGACGAGTATGTCTACAAATACAGCGGGGGGCTGGGCACATACTGCATGAAGCACATCCCCATGGCCGTGTACTCGAAGGAGGCAAACAAGACCTTTTTCGTCTACGGCGGGGTGGAGCCCGGCAAGGATTCCCTGCTGGAGATGGTCAGTTATTATGACCATGCCACGGGCATGGTCCCGCGCCCGGTCATCCTCATGGACAAGAAGACGAACGACGCCCACGACAACCCGGTGATAGCCCTGGACGACGCGGGCCATGTCTGGGTTTTCGTCAGCGCCCATGGCACCTCGCGCCCATCGTACATCTTTCGCAGCGAAAAGCCCCATGACATAGACGCCTTCGGGCAGGTGCTCGAGACGAACTTTTCCTACCCCCAGCCGTGGCACATTCCCGGAAAGGGCTTTTTGTTCCTGCACACCCGCTACAGCAAGGGCCGGGGCCTCTTCTGCGCCTCCAGCCCGGACGGGCGTGAATGGTCCGAGCCGCAGTCCACCGCCCACATCGCCGAGGGGCACTATCAGGTGAGCTGGCCCTGCGGGGACCGGGTGGGCACGGCCTTCGACTACCACCCCAAGGGCAAGGGGCTCAACTTCCGGACGAACCTGTATTACATGGAGACGGCCGACATGGGCCGCACCTGGCGCACCGTGACCGGCACACCCGTGGAGACGCCGCTCTCCGAGCCGCAGAACCCCGCCCTGGTCCATGACTATGAGGCGGAGGGCCTGTTGGTCTACGTCAAGGACGTGAACTATGACCCGGCGGGCCGCCCCGCCGTGCTTTTCGTCACCAGCCGGGGCTGGGAGCCCGGCCCGAAGAATGGACCCCACACCTGGCGCGTGGCCCGGTGGACCGGCACGGAGTGGCGCATCGCCGGGGTGGCGGTTTCGGACAACAACTACGACTCCGGCAGCCTGTACATCGGCGCGGACGGGACCTGGCGCATCATCGGTCCGGCGCGTCCCGGCCCGCAGGCCTTTAATCCCGGCGGCGAGATTGTCGTGTGGACCAGCCCGGACGGCGACACCTGGACGCATCTGCGGGATGTCACCGCAAACAGCGAGTACAACCATTCCCACGCGCGGCGGCCCCTGAACGCGCACCCGGACTTCGCCGCCTACTGGGCCGACGGCCACGGGCGGAAACCCTCCGACTCGCGCCTGTACTTCTGCAACCTCGACGGCACGCGGGCGTTCCGGCTGCCCGTCACCATGACGGCGGACATGGAGGCGCCGGAGCCGCTGCCCGCGCCGTAG
- the xylB gene encoding xylulokinase, with product MGIVIGLDVGTSGTKAIAMDETGRLLASALVEYPLHSPKPGWAEQDPADWRAAAFDALSQLAAKVNPAEVKGLGLTGQMHGSVFLDAEDNVLRPALLWCDQRTAAQCDAITETVGAERLIEMVSNPALTGFTAPKILWLRDNEPHLYEKVRRVLLPKDYIRLVLTGEYTTDVADASGTLLFDVKNRCWHRELLSLLGIDPDLLPRAFEGPEVTGALSAAAAAKTGLPAGIPVVAGGGDQAANGVGCGIVRRGVVSASLGTSGVVFAFADDVSTDPQGRVHTFCHSVPGKWHIMGVVLSAAGSLQWFRNQLWTEEWARAKAEGREVYEEITAAAATAPMGSEGLLFLPYLTGERTPHKDPFARAALIGLSLRHTKAHMARAVLEGVAYAMNDSTEIIRGMGVEVGEVRCSGGGARSRLWRQIMADTNNAPMLTINVDEGPAYGAAILAAVAAGLHGNVEDACDAIIRETDRVSPEPAAAAAYGRWFREYQAAYTALAPGFRRAAALLD from the coding sequence ATGGGTATCGTCATCGGATTGGACGTGGGCACCAGCGGAACCAAGGCCATCGCCATGGACGAAACGGGGCGGCTCCTCGCCTCTGCCCTGGTGGAGTATCCCCTGCACAGCCCGAAGCCGGGCTGGGCTGAGCAGGACCCGGCGGACTGGCGGGCGGCGGCCTTCGACGCGCTCTCGCAACTGGCGGCAAAGGTCAACCCCGCCGAGGTGAAGGGCCTCGGCCTCACGGGCCAGATGCACGGCTCGGTGTTTTTGGACGCCGAAGACAATGTGCTGCGCCCGGCGCTCCTGTGGTGCGACCAGCGCACGGCGGCACAGTGCGACGCCATCACGGAAACCGTCGGCGCGGAGCGCCTCATCGAGATGGTGTCCAACCCCGCCCTGACGGGGTTCACCGCGCCGAAAATCCTCTGGCTGCGGGACAACGAGCCGCACCTGTACGAAAAAGTGCGCAGGGTGCTCCTGCCCAAGGACTACATCCGCCTGGTGCTGACGGGCGAGTATACCACGGACGTGGCGGACGCCTCGGGCACGCTGCTCTTCGACGTGAAGAACCGGTGCTGGCACCGGGAACTGCTCTCGCTGCTGGGCATTGACCCGGACCTGCTGCCGCGCGCCTTCGAGGGGCCGGAGGTCACGGGCGCGCTCAGCGCGGCGGCCGCCGCGAAAACGGGCCTGCCCGCGGGCATCCCCGTGGTGGCGGGCGGCGGGGACCAGGCGGCGAACGGCGTGGGCTGCGGCATTGTCCGCAGGGGCGTGGTCTCCGCGTCCCTGGGCACCAGCGGCGTGGTCTTCGCCTTCGCGGACGATGTCAGCACGGACCCGCAGGGCCGGGTGCACACCTTCTGCCATTCCGTGCCGGGCAAGTGGCACATCATGGGCGTTGTCCTGAGCGCGGCGGGCTCCCTGCAGTGGTTCCGGAACCAGTTGTGGACGGAGGAGTGGGCGCGCGCGAAGGCGGAGGGCCGCGAGGTCTACGAGGAGATTACCGCCGCCGCCGCGACGGCGCCCATGGGAAGCGAGGGGCTGCTGTTCCTGCCCTATCTCACGGGCGAGCGCACGCCGCACAAGGACCCCTTCGCCCGCGCGGCCCTCATCGGCCTGTCCCTGCGGCACACGAAGGCGCACATGGCCCGCGCCGTCCTCGAGGGCGTGGCCTACGCCATGAACGACAGCACGGAAATCATCCGGGGCATGGGCGTGGAGGTCGGCGAGGTGCGCTGCTCCGGCGGCGGCGCGCGCAGCCGGCTGTGGCGGCAGATCATGGCCGACACGAACAACGCCCCCATGCTCACCATCAACGTGGACGAGGGGCCGGCCTACGGCGCGGCCATTCTTGCGGCCGTGGCGGCCGGCCTGCACGGCAATGTCGAGGACGCCTGCGACGCGATCATCCGCGAGACGGACCGGGTGTCCCCGGAACCGGCGGCGGCGGCGGCCTACGGGCGGTGGTTCCGCGAGTACCAGGCGGCCTACACCGCGCTGGCGCCGGGGTTCAGGCGCGCCGCCGCGCTGCTGGACTGA